In the Microcebus murinus isolate Inina chromosome 14, M.murinus_Inina_mat1.0, whole genome shotgun sequence genome, one interval contains:
- the LOC105876942 gene encoding pancreatic triacylglycerol lipase has translation MLLLWTLPLLLGAVAGKEVCYPRLGCFSDDSPWAGIVERPLKILPWTPKDVNTRFLLYTNENPNNFQEIVADPSIISDSNFNTDRKTRFIIHGFIDKGEEGWLASICQKLFQVESVNCFCVDWKSGSRTGYTQASQNIRIVGAEVAYFVEVLQSSFGYSPSNVHIIGHSLGAHAAGEAGRRTNGTVGRITGLDPAEPCFAGTPELVRLDPSDAQFVDVIHTDGAPIIPNLGFGMSQTVGHLDFFPNGGIDMPGCQKNILSQIVDIDGIWEGTRDFVACNHLRSYKYYADSIDNPDGFAGFSCSSYSVFSANKCFPCPSGGCPQMGHYADRFRGKTNDVGQKFYLNTGDASNFARWRYKVTVTLSGRKVTGHVLVSLFGNKGNSKQYEIFKGSLRPESTHSNEFDADVEVGDVQKVKFIWYNNVINPTLPRVGASKITVETNDGKLFNFCSLETVREEVLLTLTPC, from the exons ATGCTGCTACTCTGGACACTTCCACTGCTGCTGGGAGCAGTAGCAG GAAAAGAAGTCTGCTACCCAAGACTTGGATGCTTCAGCGATGATTCCCCGTGGGCAGGAATTGTGGAAAGACCCCTCAAAATATTGCCCTGGACTCCAAAAGATGTCAACACCCGCTTCCTCCTATACACTAATGAGAACCCAAACAACTTCCAA GAAATTGTTGCAGATCCATCAATTATCAGTGACTCCAATTTCAACACAGACAGAAAAACCCGCTTTATTATTCATGGATTCATAGACAAGGGAGAAGAAGGCTGGCTGGCCAGTATATGCCAG AAACTGTTCCAGGTGGAAAGTGTGAACTGTTTCTGTGTGGACTGGAAAAGTGGCTCCCGAACTGGATACACACAGGCCTCACAGAATATCCGGATTGTGGGTGCAGAAGTGGCTTATTTTGTTGAAGTTCTTCAG TCTTCATTTGGATACTCACCTTCCAATGTTCACATCATTGGCCACAGCCTGGGTGCCCACGCTGCTGGTGAGGCCGGAAGGAGGACCAATGGAACCGTTGGACGCATCACAG GGTTGGATCCAGCTGAACCTTGCTTTGCGGGCACACCTGAGTTAGTCCGACTGGATCCCAGCGATGCCCAGTTTGTGGATGTAATTCACACAGATGGTGCTCCCATAATCCCCAATCTGG gtTTTGGAATGAGCCAAACTGTGGGCCACCTAGATTTCTTTCCGAATGGAGGAATAGACATGCCCGGGTGTCAGAAGAACATTCTCTCTCAGATTGTTGACATAGATGGGATCTGGGAAG GAACTCGTGATTTTGTGGCCTGTAATCACCTAAGAAGCTACAAATATTATGCTGACAGCATCGACAATCCTGATGGCTTTGCTGGATTCTCTTGTTCCTCTTACAGTGTTTTCAGTGCA AACAAGTGCTTCCCCTGTCCAAGTGGAGGCTGCCCACAGATGGGCCATTATGCTGATAGATTTCGTGGAAAAACAAATGATGTGGGCCAGAAATTTTATCTAAACACTGGTGATGCCAGTAATTTTGCCC GTTGGAGGTATAAAGTAACTGTCACACTGTCTGGAAGAAAAGTTACAGGACATGTGCTGGTTTCCTTGTTTGGAAATAAAGGAAACTCTAAGCAGTATGAAATTTTCAA GGGCTCTCTCAGACCAGAGAGTACTCATTCCAATGAGTTTGACGCAGATGTTGAGGTTGGGGACGTGCAGAAGGTTAAATTTATTTGGTATAACAACGTGATCAACCCAACTCTACCCAGAGTGGGAGCATCTAAGATCACAGTGGAAACAAATGATGGAAAACT GTTCAACTTCTGTAGTCTAGAAACTGTGAGGGAGGAAGTTCTGCTCACTCTCACTCCATGTTAG